A DNA window from Helianthus annuus cultivar XRQ/B chromosome 15, HanXRQr2.0-SUNRISE, whole genome shotgun sequence contains the following coding sequences:
- the LOC110912023 gene encoding protein NODULATION SIGNALING PATHWAY 2, with protein MAMVFNHLPDLDLSHYSTTTTESTTTGDDNHYRNLGDWSPVVDWDALSVHPQENFHGLFEFEPNEDDNDHHMNLDSPTTLMVEPPVSPFSDDVKGLRLVHLLMAAAEAMATDNKSYDLATVILVRLKDLVSPNEGTNMERLAAHFTDALLSLLETSARGGVGGLHYKQNHHLHHPTDVLAAFQLLQDMSPYVKFGHFTANQAIIEAVVHERRVHIIDYDIMEGIQWASLMQALISRKDRAPPPYLRITALSRPGSGRKSISTVQETGRLLTSFAASINLPFSFHQCKLDSNETFKPSSVKLVRGEAIIINCMLHLPHFTHRPPTSISSFLAGARTLNPKLVTVVEEEEQKVEGGFVGRFMDTLHHYSAVYDSLEAGVPMQGRARTLVERVFMGPRIMGSLARVYREEGEGGSWGDWLTAEPGFQPVNISFANHCQAKLLLGLFNDGYRVEESASNKLVLGWKSRQLLSASIWTCLETN; from the exons ATGGCCATGGTTTTTAACCACCTCCCGGATCTTGATTTATCCCACTATAGCACCACTACTACTGAAAGCACCACCACCGGAGACGATAATCATTACCGTAACTTGGGTGACTGGTCTCCGGTGGTGGACTGGGATGCACTTTCCGTGCATCCCCAAGAAAATTTTCATGGCCTTTTCGAATTTGAACCAAATGAAGACGATAACGACCACCATATGAATCTTGATTCACCTACTACATTGATGGTGGAACCACCGGTCTCACCCTTTTCCGATGATGTAAAAGGGCTGAGATTGGTCCACTTACTTATGGCCGCAGCGGAGGCCATGGCTACTGACAACAAGAGTTATGATCTCGCTACTGTGATACTGGTTCGGCTCAAGGATTTAGTGTCCCCAAATGAGGGCACTAATATGGAAAGACTCGCCGCGCATTTCACGGATGCGTTGCTTAGTTTGCTTGAAACTAGTGCTCGCGGCGGTGTTGGGGGGTTGCATTATAAACAAAACCACCACCTCCATCACCCGACTGACGTCTTAGCTGCATTCCAGCTCTTACAAGACATGTCACCATATGTCAAGTTTGGGCATTTCACGGCGAATCAAGCAATCATCGAAGCAGTTGTTCATGAACGACGAGTTCACATAATCGATTACGATATTATGGAAG GTATCCAATGGGCATCACTAATGCAAGCTTTGATATCTCGGAAAGACAGAGCACCACCACCCTACCTCCGCATCACCGCCCTATCCCGGCCGGGAAGTGGTCGGAAATCCATCTCCACCGTCCAAGAAACCGGCCGCCTCTTAACCTCTTTCGCCGCTTCCATCAACCTACCATTTTCTTTCCACCAATGCAAACTCGACTCAAACGAAACCTTCAAACCATCATCCGTAAAACTAGTACGAGGAGAAGCCATCATCATTAACTGCATGTTACACCTCCCCCACTTCACCCACCGACCACCAACTTCAATATCTTCCTTCCTCGCCGGAGCCAGAACTCTAAACCCCAAACTAGTGACCGTTGTCGAGGAAGAAGAACAGAAAGTTGAAGGTGGGTTTGTGGGTCGGTTCATGGACACACTGCACCATTACTCGGCTGTTTACGACTCCTTGGAAGCCGGGGTTCCGATGCAAGGGCGGGCTAGGACGTTGGTGGAACGCGTGTTCATGGGTCCAAGAATTATGGGTTCGTTGGCTCGGGTGTATCGAGAAGAGGGTGAAGGTGGTTCGTGGGGTGATTGGTTGACGGCTGAACCGGGGTTCCAACCGGTCAACATAAGCTTTGCAAATCATTGTCAAGCAAAGTTGTTATTGGGGTTGTTTAATGATGGTTATAGAGTGGAGGAATCTGCGAGTAATAAGCTTGTTTTGGGGTGGAAATCTCGACAGTTACTTTCTGCTTCAATTTGGACATGTTTGGAAACCAACTGA